The proteins below are encoded in one region of Juglans microcarpa x Juglans regia isolate MS1-56 chromosome 4D, Jm3101_v1.0, whole genome shotgun sequence:
- the LOC121261287 gene encoding stress response protein NST1: MVGGGSRRDEGSMVINNTNVFAALETLRKKKKSDKDRKSSKGSSKAQTASATAQPKEPEPQVYWAPAPLNAKSWADVDDEDDDDYYATTAPPQAVWSAADQHDQQNQEQESPLQDSESEEDILDEDDDDVEEEHEREPDVPVHPEPVGKKPLEVSERPKESERQLSKKERKKKELAELEALLADFGVTQKESNGQDESSDIAQDKKDGEPNADGEKRENAESKSSKKKKKKDKTSKEVKEAHEHPNNSDATNGQDEAGVTEQTEEDASAVDVKERLKKMASVKKKKSSKEMDAAAKAAAQEAAARNARLAAAKKKERNHYNQQPMR, encoded by the exons ATGGTGGGCGGTGGAAGCAGGAGAGACGAGGGGTCGATGGTGATCAACAATACCAACGTGTTTGCGGCGCTCGAGACTCtgcggaagaagaagaagtccgATAAGGACCGCAAGAGCAGTAAAGGTTCCTCTAAGGCCCAAACCGCATCAGCGACGGCCCAGCCCAAGGAGCCCGAGCCGCAGGTGTATTGGGCCCCGGCACCTTTGAATGCCAAATCGTGGGCCGATGTTGACGATGAAGATGACGATGACTATTATGCCACGACCGCCCCGCCCCAGGCAGTCTGGAGCGCGGCTGATCAGCATGATCAGCAGAATCAGGAGCAGGAGAGCCCTCTACAG GATAGTGAGAGTGAAGAAGATATtcttgatgaagatgatgatgatgtagaGGAAGAGCATGAACGTGAACCAGATGTTCCTGTGCACCCTGAACCAGTAGGGAAGAAACCCCTTGAAGTTTCCGAGCGACCTAAGGAGTCGGAGAGGCAGCTTTccaaaaaggagaggaagaaaaaggaacTTGCAGAACTTGAGGCCCTTTTGGCTGATTTTGGAGTTACCCAGAAAGAGAGCAATGGTCAAGATGAGTCCAGTG ATATTGCACAAGATAAGAAAGATGGGGAGCCTAATGCAGATggagagaaaagggaaaatgCAGAGTCCAAAagttccaagaaaaagaaaaagaaggataaAACTTCCAAGGAGGTGAAAGAAGCCCATGAACATCCCAACAACTCGGATGCAACCAATGGGCAAGATGAAGCTGGTGTTACTGAACAGACAGAGGAGGATGCATCGGCTGTTGATGTGAAAGAGCGGCTAAAGAAGATGGCAtctgtgaagaagaagaaatctagtAAAGAGATGGACGCTGCTGCAAAAGCTGCTGCTCAAGAGGCTGCTGCAAGGAATGCAAGACTTGCTGcagcaaagaagaaagagaggaacCATTATAATCAACAGCCAATGCGGTAA
- the LOC121261285 gene encoding syntaxin-32-like, whose product MHAKSAQSFRDRTHEFQSIADQLKKSFSSGSVPNGPSSSSKSEEQRSAVAIQSEFNKRASKIGYGIHQTSQKLAKLAKLAKRTSVFDDPTKEIQELTALIKQDITALNSAVVDLQLLCNSRNESGNVSSDTNSHSTTVVDDLKNQLMSTTKEFKEVLTMRTENLKVHENRRQLFSSTASKDSTNPFVRQRPLAARSAASTSNAPPPPWANGSPSSSQSFPRKQMDGESQPLVQHQQQQQQLVPLQDTYMQSRAEALQNVESTIHELSSIFNQLATLVSQQGEIAIRIDENMDDTLANVEGAQGALLKYLNSISSNRWLMIKIFFVLIFFLMVFLFFVA is encoded by the exons ATGCATGCCAAATCGGCACAATCGTTTCGTGATCGGACACACGAGTTCCAGAGCATAGCTGATCAGCTTAAGAAGTCATTTTCATCAGGGTCTGTGCCAAATGGACCAAGCAGTAGCTCAAAGTCAGAGGAACAACGATCTGCAGTTGCAATTCAGTCCGAGTTTAACAAGAGGGCCTCTAAGATCGGGTATGGGATACACCAGACATCGCAGAAACTGGCAAAGCTGGCAAAGT TGGCAAAGAGGACTTCAGTTTTTGATGACCCCACCAAAGAAATCCAGGAACTGACAGCTCTTATCAAACAAGATATTACTGCACTAAACTCTGCAGTTGTAGACCTTCAGCTTCTCTGCAACTCTAGAAACGAGAGTGGGAATGTCTCTAGTGACACCAATAGTCACTCAACTACAGTTGTAGATGACCTGAAGAATCAGTTGATGAGCACCACGAAAGAATTCAAAGAAGTTCTGACCATGAGAACAGAG AACTTGAAGGTTCACGAGAACAGAAGACAGTTGTTTTCTTCTACTGCTTCGAAGGACTCTACAAATCCTTTTGTGCGTCAGCGTCCGCTGGCTGCCAGGTCTGCTGCTAGTACCTCAAACGCCCCTCCTCCTCCATGGGCCAATGGGTCACCATCTTCATCCCAATCGTTTCCTAG AAAGCAGATGGATGGGGAGAGTCAGCCATTGGTACAGCATCAGCAGCAACAACAGCAGCTGGTTCCATTGCAAGACACTTACATGCAGAGCAGGGCTGAGGCACTTCAGAATGTAGAATCCACTATTCACGAACTCAGCAGCATTTTCAACCAGCTGGCAACACTGGTCTCTCAGCAAGGAGAGATTGCGATCAG GATTGATGAGAACATGGATGACACGTTGGCAAATGTGGAGGGAGCACAAGGAGCGCTGCTCAAGTATCTGAACAGCATATCATCTAATAGGTGGCTGATGATCAAGATATTCTTTGTATTGATCTTTTTCCTAATGGTTTTCCTATTTTTTGTGGCCTAG